A genomic stretch from Solanum stenotomum isolate F172 chromosome 8, ASM1918654v1, whole genome shotgun sequence includes:
- the LOC125874440 gene encoding E3 ubiquitin-protein ligase MIEL1 isoform X1 — protein sequence MEGSCNERLYFGKMGYGCEHYRRRCRIRAPCCNEVFDCRHCHNEATSLLRNIYDRHELVRHDVKQVICSVCDTEQPVAHVCTNCGVNMGEYFCEVCKFYDDDTDKEQFHCDDCGICRVGGRQNFFHCKKCGSCYSVNLRNNHSCVENSMRHHCPICYEYLFDSLKDTTVMKCGHTMHTECYHEMIKRDKCCCPICSKSIIDMSRVWRRMDEEIEETVMPEDLRDKKVWILCNDCNDTTEVSFHIIGQKCRHCESYNTRMIASPVLPQ from the exons ATGGAAGGCTCCTGCAATGAACGCCTTTATTTTGGCAAAATGGGTTATGG ATGTGAGCACTATAGGAGAAGATGCAGGATTAGGGCGCCTTGCTGTAATGAGGTCTTTGATTGTCGTCATTGTCACAATGAAGCAACG AGCTTGTTGCGCAATATATATGATCGGCATGAACTGGTTCGACATGATGTAAAGCAG GTCATTTGCTCAGTTTGTGATACAGAACAGCCG GTTGCTCATGTTTGTACAAATTGTGGTGTAAATATGGGAGAATACTTTTGTGAAGTGTGCAAATTCTATGACGATGAT ACAGACAAAGAGCAGTTTCATTGTGATGATTGTGGAATCTGCAG AGTCGGTGGCCGTCAGAACTTTTTTCACTGCAAGAAGTGTG GCTCTTGCTATTCAGTTAATTTACGTAATAACCACTCGTGTGTGGAGAACTCCATGCGGCATCATTGTCCCATTTGTTATGAG TATCTCTTTGATTCTCTTAAAGACACAACAGTAATGAAATGTGGGCACACAATGCACACTGAGTGCTACCACGAGATGATAAAGCGTGACAA ATGCTGCTGTCCCATATGTTCCAAATCAATCATAGATATGTCGAGAGTTTGGAGAAGAATGGATGAGGAG ATTGAAGAGACAGTCATGCCTGAAGATCTCAGAGACAAGAAG GTTTGGATTCTATGTAATGACTGTAATGATACAACCGAAGTATCCTTCCACATTATCGGGCAGAAATGCCGACACTGTGAATCATACAACACCCGCATGATTGCATCTCCAGTTCTTCctcaataa
- the LOC125873562 gene encoding 3-hydroxyisobutyryl-CoA hydrolase-like protein 5, with product MAQEIVKPDREDVVIAEEIGRVGVITINRPNQLNVISGKVALLLGEKLEKLEKDDGTKLVIIKASGRAFSAGGDLKMFYDGRKTRDSCLEATYRMYWLCYHIHTYKKPLVALVHGMSMGGGASLMTPMRFSAVTENTVFSTPETLIGFHPDCGFSYMLSQLPGRLGEYLGLTGARLKGKEVVAAGLATHIVPSQKLVELEKRLLSLNSGDENAIESVIKEFSTDFEIQENSILNKMSIINECFSKDTVEEILMSFEAEAHKLGNGWIQPVLKHLKKLSPTGLKITLRSIREGRKQTLSDCLKKEFRISNNILRRTISNDFYEGIRAIVISKDNSPKVLSFSFHV from the exons ATGGCTCAAGAAATAGTAAAGCCCGATAGAGAG GATGTTGTTATTGCTGAAGAAATTGGTCGTGTCGGAGTGATTACGATAAATCGGCCAAATCAATTAAATGTCATTTCAGGCAAAGtg GCATTATTGCTGGGAGAGAAGCTCGAGAAATTAGAGAAAGATGATGGTACAAAGCTTGTCATCATCAAGGCAT CAGGAAGAGCTTTTTCTGCTGGCGGGGACTTGAAAATGTTCTATGATGGTCGAAAAACAA GGGATTCGTGCCTTGAAGCTACTTATCGGATGTATTGGCTTTGCTACCACATTCATACATATAAGAAACCTTTG GTTGCTCTTGTTCATGGAATGTCAATGGGCGGAGGTGCATCTTTGATGACTCCAATGAGATTTTCAGCTGTCACTGAAAATACT GTATTTTCCACTCCAGAAACACTTATAGGGTTCCATCCAGATTGTGGTTTCTCATACATGCTTTCTCAACTTCCTGGTCGATTAG GAGAATACTTAGGATTAACAGGAGCAAGGCTAAAGGGTAAAGAGGTGGTTGCTGCAGGACTTGCCACACATATTGTCCCTTCTCAG aAATTGGTTGAGCTAGAGAAGCGTTTATTAAGCTTAAACAGTGGTGATGAGAATGCTATTGAATCTGTTATCAAGGAATTCTCGACAGATTTTGAGATACAAGAAAATAGCATCTTgaataa GATGTCCATAATCAACGAATGTTTTTCCAAGGATACTGTCGAGGAGATATTGATGTCATTT gAAGCTGAGGCACATAAATTAGGAAATGGTTGGATTCAACCAGTGCTTAAACACCTAAAGAAATTATCCCCAACGGGATTAAAAATAACACTAAGATCG aTTCGAGAAGGAAGGAAACAAACATTATCTGATTGTTTGAAGAAAGAATTCAGAATCTCGAATAACATATTAAGGAGAACAATATCTAATGATTTTTATGAG GGCATAAGGGCTATTGTCATTAGCAAGGATAACTCTCCCAAGGTATTATCCTTTTCTTTCCATGTGTAA
- the LOC125874471 gene encoding uncharacterized protein LOC125874471: MGTITFTTTAFATRIGCHLQTSNFNLTFFPSNLSTSALLKHSSPTMSANSLQVNASSAIDVPSEELGASSRGNIGANDLLIVGPGVLGRLVAEKWREEYPGCQIYGQTVTTNHHDELIKLGINPSSKQTKLTYKFPYVIFCAPPSQTEDYAGDIREAALNWNGEGSFLFTSSSAPYDCFDNGAINEDGPVVPIGRSARTDVLLKAEKVVLDFDGCVVRLAGLYKADRGAHIYWLHKGSCDIRPDHILNLIHYEDAASLSVTILKKRLRGRIFLGCDNHPVSRQEVMDLVEKSGKFDKKFEGFTGTSDPLGKKLNNSKTRAELGWEPKYPSFAQFLGVSE; this comes from the exons ATGGGCACCATTACATTTACTACTACTGCTTTTGCTACCAGAATTGGCTGCCATCTTCAAACCTCCAACTTCAACCTCACTTTCTTCCCTTCCAACCTCTCAACCTCCGCTCTCCTGAAGCATTCATCACCTACAATGTCCGCCAATTCTCTCCAAGTCAACGCTTCCTCCGCCATTG ATGTTCCAAGTGAAGAATTGGGGGCTTCATCTAGGGGTAACATTGGAGCGAACGACCTGCTGATTGTTGGACCTGGTGTGCTTGGTCGTTTAGTGGCTGAAAAATGGAGAGAG GAATACCCAGGCTGTCAGATATATGGGCAGACAGTGACGACCAATCACCATGATGAACTCATTAAATTGGGAATTAATCCATCTTCCAAACAAACCAAGCTGACTTACAAGTTCCCTTATGTTATATTCTGTGCTCCTCCATCTCAGACTGAAGACTACGCTGGTGACATTAG GGAGGCTGCATTAAATTGGAATGGTGAAGGTTCCTTCCTATTTACTTCAAGCTCTGCACCATATGACTGCTTTGACAATGGAGCAATAAACGAG GATGGCCCCGTAGTACCAATTGGGAGGAGTGCTAGAACCGATGTACTTCTCAAGGCAGAGAAAGTAGTGCTGGACTTTGATGGCTGTGTAGTTAGATTGGCTGGCCTTT ACAAagcagatagaggtgcacataTATACTGGTTACATAAAGGGAGCTGTGATATTCGCCCCGACCACATCCTCAATCTTATTCATTATGAG GATGCAGCTTCATTGTCAGTTACCATCTTGAAGAAGAGACTTCGTGGTCGGATCTTTTTGGGCTGTGACAACCACCCTGTATCCAG GCAGGAAGTGATGGACTTAGTCGAGAAAAGTGGAAAGTTTGATAAGAAGTTTGAGGGTTTCACAG GAACTAGTGATCCTTTAGGGAAGAAGTTAAACAACTCAAAGACTCGTGCTGAACTAGGATGGGAGCCCAAATATCCAAGCTTTGCTCAGTTCCTTGGAGTTTCAGAATAA
- the LOC125874440 gene encoding E3 ubiquitin-protein ligase MIEL1 isoform X2 codes for MEGSCNERLYFGKMGYGCEHYRRRCRIRAPCCNEVFDCRHCHNEATSLLRNIYDRHELVRHDVKQVICSVCDTEQPVAHVCTNCGVNMGEYFCEVCKFYDDDTDKEQFHCDDCGICRVGGRQNFFHCKKCGSCYSVNLRNNHSCVENSMRHHCPICYEYLFDSLKDTTVMKCGHTMHTECYHEMIKRDKLKRQSCLKISETRRFGFYVMTVMIQPKYPSTLSGRNADTVNHTTPA; via the exons ATGGAAGGCTCCTGCAATGAACGCCTTTATTTTGGCAAAATGGGTTATGG ATGTGAGCACTATAGGAGAAGATGCAGGATTAGGGCGCCTTGCTGTAATGAGGTCTTTGATTGTCGTCATTGTCACAATGAAGCAACG AGCTTGTTGCGCAATATATATGATCGGCATGAACTGGTTCGACATGATGTAAAGCAG GTCATTTGCTCAGTTTGTGATACAGAACAGCCG GTTGCTCATGTTTGTACAAATTGTGGTGTAAATATGGGAGAATACTTTTGTGAAGTGTGCAAATTCTATGACGATGAT ACAGACAAAGAGCAGTTTCATTGTGATGATTGTGGAATCTGCAG AGTCGGTGGCCGTCAGAACTTTTTTCACTGCAAGAAGTGTG GCTCTTGCTATTCAGTTAATTTACGTAATAACCACTCGTGTGTGGAGAACTCCATGCGGCATCATTGTCCCATTTGTTATGAG TATCTCTTTGATTCTCTTAAAGACACAACAGTAATGAAATGTGGGCACACAATGCACACTGAGTGCTACCACGAGATGATAAAGCGTGACAA ATTGAAGAGACAGTCATGCCTGAAGATCTCAGAGACAAGAAG GTTTGGATTCTATGTAATGACTGTAATGATACAACCGAAGTATCCTTCCACATTATCGGGCAGAAATGCCGACACTGTGAATCATACAACACCCGCATGA